The Triplophysa rosa linkage group LG3, Trosa_1v2, whole genome shotgun sequence genome has a segment encoding these proteins:
- the LOC130552016 gene encoding histone H2B-like, whose amino-acid sequence MPEPAKSAPKKGSKKADTKTAGKGGKKRRKSRKESYAIYVYKVLKQVHPDTGISSKAMGIMNSFVNDIFERIGGEASRLAHYNKRSTITSREIQTAIRLLLPGELAKHAVSEGTKAVTKYTSSK is encoded by the coding sequence ATGCCTGAACCAGCAAAGTCTGCGCCCAAGAAGGGCTCTAAGAAGGCCGACACCAAGACCGCCGGGAAGGGAGGAAAGAAGCGCAGAAAGTCCAGGAAGGAGAGTTACGCTATCTACGTGTATAAAGTCCTGAAGCAGGTTCATCCTGACACCGGTATTTCTTCTAAGGCCATGGGCATCATGAACTCTTTCGTCAACGACATCTTTGAGCGCATCGGCGGTGAGGCATCTCGTCTCGCTCACTACAACAAGCGCTCCACCATCACCTCCAGAGAGATCCAGACCGCCATCCGTCTGCTGTTGCCCGGTGAGCTGGCCAAACACGCCGTGTCTGAGGGAACCAAGGCCGTGACAAAGTACACAAGCTCCAAATAA
- the LOC130552026 gene encoding histone H4, giving the protein MSGRGKGGKGLGKGGAKRHRKVLRDNIQGITKPAIRRLARRGGVKRISGLIYEETRGVLKVFLENVIRDAVTYTEHAKRKTVTAMDVVYALKRQGRTLYGFGG; this is encoded by the coding sequence ATGTCTGGAAGAGGTAAAGGAGGAAAGGGTCTCGGCAAAGGAGGCGCTAAGCGCCATCGCAAAGTTCTGCGCGATAACATTCAGGGAATCACCAAGCCCGCCATCCGTCGTCTCGCTCGTCGTGGTGGTGTGAAGCGCATTTCCGGTCTGATCTACGAAGAGACTCGCGGTGTTCTGAAGGTGTTTCTGGAGAATGTTATTCGTGACGCCGTCACCTACACTGAACACGCCAAGAGAAAGACCGTCACTGCCATGGACGTTGTTTATGCCCTGAAACGACAAGGACGCACTCTATACGGCTTCGGAGGTTAA